A genome region from Triticum aestivum cultivar Chinese Spring chromosome 2B, IWGSC CS RefSeq v2.1, whole genome shotgun sequence includes the following:
- the LOC123043302 gene encoding wall-associated receptor kinase 2 produces MIPAAALAVLLLQLCLSTAAAQVTPGAGTPPPRCPTSCGGVKVPYPFGIGNGCHRPGFNLTCDRTRGREPRLLIGSDLQVVEISLANSTVRILDRAGQVKLTFSGGLDGNGTWGGLGASGPYVLSEMRNHFVVTGCNVQATLVGDGGVVGCCSSFCSINDRWTGAVTSAAGYGGAACSGIGCCETPIPIGRPSYGVEMKSLDASNEYTDRLPIAVRIAERGWFEGASTTLLNDSTGYSPSRGPAVPVVLDFVVDSKPVVLPGVATSGCPVDARRSACQSSHASCRNVSGMYRSGYVCRCLDGYQGNPYLAGGCQDIDECALPGMCFGECTNTAGGHLCRCPRGAQGDPLIRNGCIKSSLGLSVGIGVGSGASLLLMVLGAIFVTRKMKQRRAKVLKKRFFRQNRGHLLQQLVSQKADIAERMIVPLVELQKATNSFDKAREIGGGGHGTVYKGIMSDLHVVAIKKSKVAIQREIDEFINEVAILSQINHRNVVKLFGCCLETEVPLLVYEFIPNGTLYHHLHVQEPAPSLTWQDRLRIATETARALGYLHSAVSFPIVHRDIKSQNILLDGSLIAKVSDFGASRCIQVDQAETATVIQGTFGYLDPLYFYSGQLTEKSDVYSFGVLLMELLTRKKPCSYRSSEEETLVRYFTASLAAGKLARVLDPQVMKEGGKEVEEVAVLAVACVRIEVDHRPTMRQVEMTLENLGGSHDSFVMHDMDVPKYPMIGGTNMEETSQQYSYEAEYLLSSRYPR; encoded by the exons ATGATTCCGGCAGCAGCGTTggcggtgttgctcctgcagctcTGCCTCTCAACGGCGGCGGCTCAGGTTACGCCAGGCGCAGGGACGCCCCCGCCGCGCTGCCCGACCAGCTGCGGCGGCGTGAAAGTGCCGTACCCGTTCGGCATCGGGAATGGATGCCACCGGCCAGGATTCAACCTGACCTGCGACCGGACACGCGGCAGAGAGCCGCGGCTGCTCATCGGCAGCGACCTCCAGGTCGTGGAGATCTCTCTGGCCAACTCCACGGTGAGAATCTTGGACAGAGCAGGCCAGGTCAAGCTCACCTTCTCCGGGGGGCTCGATGGCAACGGCACCTGGGGCGGCCTCGGCGCCAGCGGCCCTTACGTGCTCTCGGAGATGCGCAACCACTTCGTCGTGACGGGGTGCAACGTGCAGGCCACGCTGGTCGGGGACGGCGGCGTCGTAGGCTGCTGCTCCTCCTTCTGCTCCATCAACGACAGGTGGACGGGCGCCGTGACGAGCGCCGCTGGCTACGGCGGTGCCGCCTGCTCTGGCATCGGCTGCTGCGAGACGCCCATCCCCATCGGCCGCCCTTCCTACGGCGTGGAGATGAAGTCCCTGGATGCGAGCAACGAGTACACCGACAGGCTGCCCATCGCGGTGCGTATCGCCGAGAGAGGATGGTTCGAAGGCGCCTCCACCACGCTCCTCAACGACTCGACCGGATACTCGCCCTCCCGCGGGCCGGCAGTGCCCGTCGTCCTGGACTTTGTGGTGGATTCCAAGCCGGTGGTGCTGCCGGGGGTGGCGACGTCGGGCTGCCCCGTGGATGCACGGAGGAGCGCGTGCCAAAGCAGCCATGCTTCCTGCCGCAATGTCTCCGGCATGTATCGCAGCGGCTATGTGTGCCGGTGCCTGGACGGGTACCAAGGCAACCCATACCTCGCGGGCGGATGCCAAGACATCGATGAGTGCGCGCTTCCGGGCATGTGCTTCGGCGAGTGCACCAACACGGCGGGAGGACACCTATGCCGGTgcccacgtggcgcccaaggcgaCCCGCTCATAAGAAATGGCTGCATCAAATCTTCTCTAG GTTTAAGTGTCGGCATAGGAGTTGGCAGTGGAGCCAGCCTTCTCCTCATGGTACTTGGTGCTATTTTTGTGACGCGAAAGATGAAGCAACGGCGGGCAAAAGTGCTCAAGAAGAGATTCTTCAGGCAAAATCGAGGGCATCTGTTGCAACAATTGGTGTCTCAGAAGGCGGACATTGCCGAGAGGATGATCGTCCCCTTGGTGGAACTACAAAAGGCCACAAACAGTTTCGACAAAGCTCGTGAGATCGGTGGAGGAGGGCACGGCACGGTTTACAAAGGCATCATGTCGGACCTACATGTCGTGGCGATCAAGAAGTCCAAGGTCGCGATCCAGAGGGAGATTGACGAGTTCATAAATGAGGTGGCCATCCTCTCACAGATCAACCACCGAAACGTGGTGAAGCTCTTTGGGTGCTGCCTTGAGACGGAGGTGCCGCTGCTGGTGTACGAGTTCATTCCCAATGGGACCCTCTACCATCATCTCCATGTCCAGGAACCAGCGCCATCCCTAACATGGCAAGATCGGCTAAGGATCGCAACCGAAACTGCGAGAGCGCTCGGCTACCTTCACTCGGCGGTGTCCTTTCCTATAGTCCACAGGGATATCAAGTCCCAAAACATTCTGTTAGATGGCAGTCTCATAGCAAAGGTGTCAGACTTTGGAGCTTCGAGGTGCATTCAAGTCGATCAAGCAGAGACCGCAACCGTTATCCAAGGGACATTTGGGTACCTGGACCCATTGTACTTCTACTCGGGACAGCTCACCGAGAAGAGCGACGTTTACAGCTTCGGCGTCCTCCTCATGGAGCTTCTCACTAGGAAGAAACCATGCTCATATCGTTCATCCGAGGAGGAAACCCTTGTCAGATATTTCACCGCTTCGCTAGCAGCGGGCAAGCTGGCTCGCGTGCTAGATCCTCAGGTCATGAAAGAAGGGGGCAAGGAGGTTGAAGAAGTAGCTGTGTTGGCAGTGGCATGTGTGAGGATTGAAGTAGACCACCGGCCAACCATGAGGCAAGTGGAGATGACACTGGAGAACCTTGGGGGCTCGCATGATAGTTTTGTAATGCATGACATGGATGTGCCGAAGTATCCAATGATTGGGGGTACCAACATGGAGGAAACAAGCCAGCAGTATAGCTATGAAGCAGAGTATTTGTTGTCATCAAGGTACCCCCGGTAG